A genomic stretch from Primulina huaijiensis isolate GDHJ02 chromosome 14, ASM1229523v2, whole genome shotgun sequence includes:
- the LOC140957790 gene encoding protein transport protein SEC31 homolog B — protein sequence MAWCIKGVNRSASAAFAPDGRYMAAGTMAGAVDLQFSSSANLDIFELDFVSDDRQLILAGSAPSSERFNRISWAKGPANAEEYSFGIIAGGLVDGNIGLWNPRALICPDKSRKGSLSSENALIENLSRHKGPVRGLEFNFISPNLLASGADEGEICIWDVSKPSEPTHFPPLKGSGSATQGEISFLSWNSKVQHILASTSFNGTTVVWDLKKQKPVISFSDSVRRRCSVMQWNPDVATQLIVASDEDSSPTLRLWDMRNIMTPVKEFVGHTKGVIAMSWCPIDSSYLLTCAKDNRTICWDTVSGEIVAELPAGTNWNFDVHWYPKIPGVVSASSFDGKIGIYNIEGCGRYSSGESDFVAAPMRAPKWYKSKAGVSFGFGGKLVSFHSMETSNRSSEVYLSNLVTEHALVSRSSEFEAAIRNGDRSALKLLCDRKSQESESVEDREIWGFMKVMFTEDGTARSKLLSHLGFSRPSEASDAVPNDVSEQVDSLRIDDGMPDQGGVLGNKDSLLTSTENEEDFFNNLASPKTDTPSSTNKKEFIIEEPVKESKQEMDKQSESFDPSFDDTVQRALIVGDYKGAVAQCISANRLADALVIAHVGGGSLWERTRDQFLKNSHSPYLKVVSAMVNNDLMSIANTRPLKSWKETLALFCTFAQTDEWTILCDTLAARLVAAGDTSAATLCYICAGNIDKAVEMWSKNLTTEHDGKPYVDRLQDLMEKTIVFALASAHKQFSASLCKLVEKYAEILASQGLLSTAMEYLNLLGTEELSTELMILRDRITLSTEPEKESEKTVTYENTQLQTGTAFSADQSSYGDASQLYYQDAAQSQIQPTIPTSPYVENYQQQPNISFASGYSAPLTYQPMPQPNIPRPNIFVPSEATPPQMGNFPPPPVNTQPAATFVPTNPPLLKNATQYQQPSSLGSQLYPGAANPSYQAGPPGVAPYVGNISQVGPVPGQNMPQVMAPTPPSRGFIPLNNSVVQRPGMQPLSPTQPASVQPPVTPAAPPPTVQTVDTSNVPAQQKPAISSLTRLFNETSEALGGSRANPAKKREIEDNSKKLGALFAKLNSGDISKNAAEKLVHLCQALDKGDFSTALQIQVQLTTSDWDECNFWLATLKRMIKTRQSLR from the exons ATGGCGTGGTGTATAAAGGGTGTGAACAGATCCGCATCGGCGGCGTTCGCCCCTGATGGTAGGTACATGGCAGCGGGGACGATGGCAGGGGCCGTGGATCTGCAGTTTAGCTCCTCCGCTAATCTCGATATATTCGAGCTTGATTTTGTGTCTGACGATAGGCAGCTGATCTTGGCGGGTTCCGCCCCGAGCTCGGAACGGTTTAATCGGATTTCATGGGCGAAGGGCCCGGCGAATGCCGAGGAGTATTCCTTTGGAATCATTGCTGGTGGCCTCGTTGATGGGAACATTGGGCTCTGGAATCCTAGGGCCTTGATCtg CCCCGACAAAAGTAGAAAGGGTTCTCTTTCAAGTGAAAATGCGCTCATTGAGAATCTTTCGAGACACAAAGGACCT GTTCGTGGCTTGgagtttaattttatttctccCAACCTTCTCGCTTCTGGGGCCGATGAAGGTGAAATTTGTATATGGGATGTGTCGAAACCATCTGAGCCAACTCATTTTCCGCCACTCAAG GGTAGTGGATCTGCGACACAAGGGGAAATCTCTTTTTTGTCCTGGAATAGCAAGGTCCAGCATATACTGGCCTCCACTTCATTTAACGGGACAACTG TGGTGTGGGATCTGAAGAAGCAAAAACCagttataag TTTCTCAGATTCTGTTAGACGAAGGTGCTCCGTGATGCAGTGGAATCCCGATGTTGCTACTCAGCTCATTGTTGCTTCAGATGAAGATAGTTCGCCGACTCTTAGG CTTTGGGATATGCGGAATATAATGACTCCTGTTAAAGAGTTTGTCGGGCATACAAAAG GTGTGATTGCAATGTCATGGTGCCCCATTGACAGCTCATATTTGCTTACCTGTGCCAAAGATAATCGTACTATTTGCTGGGACACTGTTTCTGGAGAG ATTGTGGCTGAATTACCTGCTGGAACCAACTGGAATTTTGATGTGCACTGGTATCCTAAGATTCCGGGGGTCGTATCAGCATCTTCATTTGATGGGAAAATCGGCATTTATAATATAGAG GGTTGTGGTCGATATAGTTCTGGAGAGAGTGACTTTGTGGCAG CACCTATGAGGGCTCCAAAGTGGTATAAGAGTAAGGCTGGAGTATCTTTTGGTTTTGGAGGCAAGCTTGTTTCATTCCACTCTATGGAAACTTCAAATCGATCTTCAGAG GTTTATTTGTCCAACTTAGTTACAGAACATGCTTTGGTGAGTCGATCTTCTGAATTTGAAGCTGCAATAAGAAATGGAGACAGATCAGCTCTAAAACTTTTATGTGATAGAAAATCTCAAGAATCTGA ATCTGTGGAGGATCGGGAAATATGGGGCTTTATGAAGGTTATGTTCACTGAGGATGGAACGGCAAGGTCGAAGCTACTTTCTCATCTTGGTTTTAGTCGTCCCTCTGAAGCAAGTGACGCTGTACCAAATGATGTCTCCGAGCAAGTGGATTCTCTTCGCATTGATGATGGTATGCCAGATCAAGGAGGAGTTTTGGGGAACAAAGACTCTTTGTTAACATCAACTGAAAATGAGGAAGATTTCTTTAACAATCTTGCTAGTCCTAAAACAGATACGCCTTCCTCGACTAATAAGAAAGAATTTATCATTGAAGAACCAGTAAAGGAATCCAAACAAGAAATGGACAAACAAAGTGAGAGTTTTGACCCATCATTTGACGATACCGTTCAACGtgctttgattgttggggactACAAGGGAGCAGTTGCACAATGCATCTCTGCAAATAGGTTAGCGGATGCTTTGGTCATTGCTCATGTTGGTGGTGGTTCTTTGTGGGAGCGCACACGGGATCAGTTCCTCAAGAATAGTCATTCTCCATACCTGAAG GTTGTTTCAGCCATGGTAAACAATGACCTGATGAGCATAGCTAATACAAGGCCCCTAAAATCATGGAAGGAAACTCTTGCGCTCTTTTGTACT TTTGCACAAACAGACGAGTGGACTATATTATGTGATACTCTTGCTGCAAGACTCGTGGCTGCTGGTGATACATCTGCCGCAACACTTTGTTATATATGTGCTGGAAATATCGACAAAGCAGTAGAAATGTGGTCAAAGAATTTGACAACAGAGCACGATGGAAAACCTTATGTAGACCGTCTTCAG GATTTAATGGAGAAGACTATTGTCTTTGCTTTGGCCTCTGCACATAAACAATTCAGTGCTTCATTGTGTAAGCTAGTCGAGAAGTATGCTGAAATATTAGCAAGTCAGGGGCTTTTAAGTACAGCAATGGAGTACTTGAATCTTTTGGGGACTGAAGAACTATCTACTGAACTTATGATCCTACGTGATCGTATTACCCTTTCAACCGAGCCAG AAAAAGAAAGCGAGAAGACAGTGACTTATGAGAACACACAATTACAAACGGGGACAGCATTTAGTGCTGATCAATCAAGTTATGGTGATGCCTCTCAACTTTATTATCAG GATGCAGCACAATCGCAGATCCAACCAACTATCCCGACCAGTCCGTATGTTGAAAATTATCAGCAGCAACCTAATATTTCATTTGCGAGTGGGTACAGCGCTCCTCTCACATATCAGCCAATGCCTCAGCCTAATATACCACGTCCAAACATATTTGTTCCTTCTGAAGCAACTCCACCTCAGATG GGAAACTTTCCTCCACCTCCTGTTAATACTCAGCCAGCCGCGACATTTGTTCCTACAAACCCACCTCTATTAAAGAATGCAACGCAATATCAGCAGCCATCATCTTTGGGTTCCCAGTTATATCCG GGGGCTGCTAACCCTAGTTATCAAGCCGGTCCTCCGGGTGTTGCTCCATATGTTGGTAACATATCTCAAGTAGGACCAGTGCCGGGGCAAAATATGCCTCAAGTCATGGCCCCAACTCCACCATCTAGAGGTTTCATCCCTCTGAATAATTCAGTGGTTCAAAGACCTGGGATGCAACCTCTGAGTCCTACTCAGCCTGCTTCAGTGCAGCCACCGGTCACTCCTGCTGCTCCTCCACCAACTGTGCAGACAGTTGATACTTCAAATGTGCCTG CACAACAGAAACCTGCTATCTCAAGTTTAACTAGGCTGTTTAACGAGACTTCTGAAGCATTGGGAGGATCAAGAGCAAATCCGGCCAAGAAACGGGAAATAGAGGACAACTCAAAGAAGTTAGGAGCCTTGTTTGCAAAGCTCAATAGTGGAGATATATCAAAAAACGCTGCCGAGAAGCTTGTGCATCTCTGTCAGGCATTGGACAAAGGCGATTTCAGCACCGCTCTTCAAATCCAG GTTCAACTCACAACAAGTGATTGGGACGAGTGCAATTTCTGGTTGGCAACGCTCAAAAGAATGATCAAAACAAGACAGAGCTTGAGATAA